One Pseudoalteromonas rubra genomic window, AGGCTGCCCATACTGTGTCCGTGCTAAAGACTTGGCCGAACGTCTGACGAATGAGCGTGACGATTTTAAGTTTCGCTATATTGACATCATTAAAGAAGGCGTAAGCAAGGCCGATCTGGAAAAGTCCGCAGGCAAGCCTTGCCCGACGGTACCACAAATCTTTGTTGACCAAAGCCATATTGGTGGATTTACCGAGTTTGAAGCATATGCCAAAGAAAACCTGGGTCTGTACCAGTAACACAGCC contains:
- a CDS encoding GrxA family glutaredoxin, giving the protein MFTVIFGREGCPYCVRAKDLAERLTNERDDFKFRYIDIIKEGVSKADLEKSAGKPCPTVPQIFVDQSHIGGFTEFEAYAKENLGLYQ